A window of the Thalassospira indica genome harbors these coding sequences:
- a CDS encoding tRNA dihydrouridine(16) synthase DusC encodes MTHLVLAPMEGLVDWRVRQLLSATGGFDLCVTEFIRVSQNLFPAHVFHRYCPELLNGGKTLSGVPVLVQLMGHDPELMGENAVVAVELGAPGIDINFGCPSKTVNKREAGASLLKCPENLYEIVSAVRRAVPGHIPVSAKVRLGYSDKEMFLDIARAVEAGGAQHLTVHARTKMEGYKPPAHWEYLARIREAISIGMTGNGEIWDVADYQKCRDISGCDSFMIGRGAIAAPDLANRIKAFEGGSHLPKESWADVLSMLLAYCDLMASDGASENHQAGRIKQWMALIRKSHTQGEACFDEIKRIRAIDELRAKLRHDMALPENQRTSDLIAAE; translated from the coding sequence ATGACGCATCTGGTGCTCGCACCAATGGAAGGACTTGTTGACTGGCGCGTTCGGCAATTGCTGAGCGCGACCGGCGGGTTTGACCTGTGCGTCACCGAGTTTATACGCGTATCGCAAAACCTGTTTCCCGCCCATGTGTTTCATCGCTATTGCCCGGAACTATTGAACGGTGGCAAGACCCTGTCGGGTGTGCCGGTTCTGGTTCAGTTGATGGGTCATGATCCCGAACTGATGGGCGAAAATGCCGTTGTCGCGGTTGAGCTTGGCGCGCCGGGAATTGATATCAATTTCGGCTGCCCGTCCAAGACGGTGAACAAACGCGAAGCCGGTGCATCGCTTTTGAAATGCCCGGAAAATCTATACGAAATCGTCTCGGCCGTGCGCCGTGCGGTGCCAGGTCACATCCCGGTCAGTGCCAAGGTCCGCCTTGGTTATTCCGACAAGGAGATGTTCCTTGATATCGCGCGTGCGGTTGAGGCCGGCGGCGCGCAGCACCTGACCGTGCATGCGCGTACCAAGATGGAAGGCTACAAACCGCCAGCGCATTGGGAATATCTTGCGCGCATTCGCGAAGCCATCTCAATCGGCATGACCGGTAATGGCGAGATTTGGGATGTCGCGGATTATCAGAAATGCCGCGATATATCGGGCTGCGACAGCTTTATGATCGGCCGGGGCGCCATTGCCGCCCCGGACCTTGCCAACCGGATCAAGGCATTTGAAGGCGGATCACACCTGCCCAAGGAAAGCTGGGCCGATGTTCTGTCCATGTTGCTGGCCTATTGCGATCTGATGGCGTCAGATGGTGCGTCGGAAAATCATCAGGCCGGGCGCATCAAGCAATGGATGGCCCTGATCCGCAAAAGCCACACCCAGGGTGAAGCCTGTTTTGACGAGATCAAACGCATCCGCGCGATTGATGAGCTGCGGGCCAAGCTGCGGCACGATATGGCCTTACCGGAAAATCAACGGACGAGTGACCTGATTGCTGCGGAGTAG
- the meaB gene encoding methylmalonyl Co-A mutase-associated GTPase MeaB: MKETLRTIPAGSGGTVSPRKAVRRRVLSTDEIVAGVLAGDRTILSRAITLVESRNPKHFEQAQAVLAELMPKTGGSQRIGITGVPGVGKSTFIEAFGKNLTKAGKKVAVLAVDPTSARSGGSILGDKTRMNELSIDPNAYIRPSPSSGYLGGVNRMTRETILLCEAAGFDVVLVETVGAGQSETMVAQMTDFFLVLMLPGAGDELQGIKKGVLEIADLIAVNKADADPAKAREAKREYSSALRIMQPSSKHWRPQSVMVSSLINDGLDNIWDLINQHRTVMEKEGEFAAKRARQQHDWMWTMLRDRLLETFTARDDVASRIKALESEVLSGTTNPTAAVEDLLSLIKTVAK, from the coding sequence GTGAAAGAAACACTGCGCACCATACCTGCAGGATCGGGCGGCACAGTCAGCCCGCGCAAGGCTGTGCGCAGGCGTGTGCTTTCGACCGATGAAATCGTTGCGGGTGTTCTGGCAGGCGACCGCACCATTCTATCACGCGCCATCACCCTGGTCGAAAGCCGCAATCCCAAACATTTCGAACAGGCGCAGGCGGTTCTGGCCGAATTGATGCCCAAAACGGGCGGATCGCAGCGCATCGGCATTACCGGCGTGCCCGGTGTCGGCAAATCAACCTTTATCGAGGCGTTTGGCAAAAACCTGACCAAGGCAGGCAAAAAAGTCGCCGTGCTGGCGGTTGATCCGACCAGTGCCCGGTCGGGTGGTTCCATTCTGGGCGACAAGACCCGGATGAACGAACTGTCGATTGATCCCAATGCCTATATCCGCCCATCGCCTAGCAGCGGCTATCTGGGTGGGGTCAATCGCATGACGCGCGAGACCATCCTGCTGTGTGAGGCGGCCGGTTTTGATGTGGTTCTGGTCGAAACTGTCGGGGCCGGGCAAAGCGAAACCATGGTCGCGCAGATGACGGACTTTTTCCTTGTCCTCATGCTGCCCGGTGCGGGCGATGAGCTTCAGGGCATCAAGAAAGGCGTTCTGGAAATTGCCGATCTGATCGCGGTTAACAAGGCCGATGCAGACCCGGCAAAGGCGCGCGAGGCCAAACGTGAGTATTCCTCAGCTTTGCGGATTATGCAGCCAAGCAGCAAACATTGGCGGCCACAGTCGGTGATGGTCTCAAGTCTGATCAATGACGGGCTTGATAACATCTGGGATCTGATCAACCAGCATCGCACCGTTATGGAAAAGGAAGGCGAATTTGCCGCCAAGCGGGCCCGTCAGCAACATGACTGGATGTGGACGATGTTGCGCGACCGGTTGCTTGAAACCTTTACCGCCCGCGATGACGTCGCAAGCCGAATTAAGGCACTTGAATCTGAAGTCCTTTCAGGCACGACCAACCCGACTGCCGCAGTCGAGGACTTGCTGAGCCTGATCAAGACTGTCGCGAAATAG
- the scpA gene encoding methylmalonyl-CoA mutase, which produces MTRIPDFSDLPLFDGASAGAKDPFDSTPWTTPEGIDVKSSYGPKDLDGIDHLGTMPGMPPFLRGPYPTMYVQRPWTIRQYAGFSTAEESNAFYRRNLAAGQKGLSIAFDLATHRGYDSDHPRVAGDVGMAGVAIDSIYDMRTLFDGIPLDEMSVSMTMNGAVLPVMALYIAAAEEQGVKHEQLSGTIQNDILKEFMVRNTYIYPPKPSMRIISDIFAFTSQNMPKFNSISISGYHMQEAGATADLELAYTLADGIEYARAGQAAGLPIDKFAPRLSFFWAIGMNFFMEIAKMRAARMIWAKLIKQFDPQNPKSLSLRTHSQTSGWSLTAQDVFNNVIRTCVEAMASTQGHTQSLHTNALDEALALPTDFSARIARNTQLFLQQESGTTNVIDPWGGSYYVERLTRDLAEKAWAHIAEVEEQGGMAKAIEAGIPKMRIEEAAARTQARIDSGRQTLVGVNKYRVTDDRPVDVLQVDNAEVRRQQIAKLERLRAERDNAAVESALTALTNAADGGNGNLLELAVEAARAKCTVGEISDALEKVYGRHQAVIRSISGVYKTEVGADNEALAKVDRLITTFEENEGRRPRILIAKMGQDGHDRGQKVIATAFADLGFDVDIGPLFQTPEEAAKQAVENDVHIVGASSLAAGHLTLVPQLRAELDKLGRDDIMIVAGGVIPPQDFDKLFEAGAEAIFPPGTVIAEAAGDLLEKLNQSGEEAA; this is translated from the coding sequence ATGACCCGCATTCCTGATTTCTCTGACCTGCCACTGTTTGATGGTGCTTCTGCCGGGGCCAAAGACCCGTTTGACAGCACGCCTTGGACGACGCCTGAAGGGATCGATGTCAAATCATCCTATGGCCCCAAGGATCTGGATGGCATTGATCACCTGGGTACCATGCCGGGCATGCCGCCATTTTTGCGTGGCCCCTATCCGACCATGTATGTGCAGCGTCCCTGGACGATCCGCCAATATGCCGGGTTCTCGACCGCCGAAGAATCCAACGCGTTCTATCGCCGCAACCTGGCTGCTGGTCAAAAAGGCCTGTCGATTGCCTTCGATCTGGCCACCCACCGTGGCTATGACAGTGATCATCCACGTGTTGCCGGTGACGTTGGCATGGCCGGTGTGGCAATTGACAGCATCTATGACATGCGCACCCTTTTTGACGGCATCCCGCTTGATGAAATGTCGGTTTCCATGACCATGAACGGGGCCGTGTTGCCTGTCATGGCGCTTTATATTGCGGCGGCTGAAGAACAGGGTGTAAAGCACGAACAGCTTTCGGGCACCATTCAGAACGACATCCTCAAAGAATTCATGGTGCGCAACACCTATATCTATCCGCCGAAGCCCTCGATGCGGATCATTTCGGACATCTTTGCCTTTACCTCGCAAAACATGCCGAAATTCAACTCGATCTCGATTTCCGGCTATCACATGCAGGAAGCGGGGGCGACCGCCGATCTTGAGCTGGCCTATACGCTGGCCGATGGCATCGAATATGCCCGCGCTGGTCAGGCCGCCGGTCTTCCGATTGATAAATTCGCGCCGCGTCTGTCGTTCTTCTGGGCGATTGGCATGAACTTTTTCATGGAAATCGCCAAAATGCGCGCGGCCCGCATGATCTGGGCCAAGCTGATCAAACAGTTCGATCCGCAGAACCCGAAATCATTGTCTTTGCGCACACACAGCCAGACATCGGGCTGGTCGCTGACCGCACAAGACGTGTTTAACAACGTCATCCGGACTTGTGTTGAGGCGATGGCATCAACGCAAGGCCACACCCAGTCGCTGCATACCAATGCGCTGGATGAGGCATTGGCATTGCCGACCGATTTCTCGGCCCGGATTGCGCGTAATACGCAACTTTTCCTGCAACAGGAAAGCGGCACCACCAATGTCATCGATCCGTGGGGTGGTTCGTACTATGTCGAACGCCTGACACGCGATCTGGCCGAAAAGGCATGGGCCCATATCGCCGAGGTCGAAGAACAGGGCGGCATGGCCAAGGCGATTGAAGCCGGCATTCCGAAAATGCGCATCGAAGAAGCCGCTGCCCGCACACAGGCCCGGATCGATAGCGGCCGTCAAACCCTTGTTGGTGTGAACAAATACCGCGTCACCGATGATCGCCCGGTTGATGTGCTTCAGGTCGACAACGCCGAAGTCCGCCGTCAGCAGATCGCCAAGCTTGAACGTCTGCGGGCCGAGCGCGACAACGCTGCTGTTGAAAGTGCCCTGACTGCACTGACCAATGCGGCCGATGGTGGCAATGGCAACCTGCTTGAACTGGCCGTCGAAGCCGCGCGTGCCAAATGCACGGTTGGCGAGATTTCCGATGCGCTTGAAAAGGTCTATGGCCGTCATCAGGCCGTCATCCGATCCATCTCGGGTGTTTATAAAACCGAAGTCGGTGCGGATAATGAGGCGCTGGCCAAGGTCGATCGCCTGATCACAACGTTTGAAGAAAACGAAGGCCGCCGTCCGCGTATCCTGATCGCAAAGATGGGTCAGGATGGTCATGACCGTGGTCAGAAGGTGATCGCAACTGCCTTTGCCGATCTTGGCTTTGATGTTGATATTGGCCCGCTGTTCCAGACCCCGGAAGAAGCCGCCAAGCAGGCGGTCGAAAACGATGTTCATATCGTCGGTGCAAGTTCGCTTGCCGCCGGTCACCTGACCCTTGTGCCGCAGCTTCGCGCTGAACTGGACAAGCTGGGGCGTGATGACATCATGATTGTTGCCGGGGGTGTGATCCCGCCGCAGGACTTCGACAAACTGTTCGAAGCCGGGGCGGAAGCCATCTTCCCGCCCGGAACGGTCATTGCCGAAGCCGCCGGCGACCTGCTAGAAAAGCTTAATCAGTCTGGTGAGGAAGCGGCTTAA
- a CDS encoding methylmalonyl-CoA mutase family protein, whose translation MSDPLKLASEFPSADYASWRKLAEEALKGAPFEKKLVTNTLDGFAVQPIYTSDDQDDATRLIHEVLNATVEPRETVTGWDIRQLHTHPDPKATNAAILEDLENGATSVTLKLDAAARNGREISSAEVGVDGIAIHCLADLDAALEDVYTNLATIGLDAGAAGVPAAVLLAAHIANSEGADEAAPAFNMDPIGTLAATGNLPCGAQDAVDHAANVAVELIDLFPLATAISVNGAPYYNAGATDGQELACLLASGVTYLRALTNTGMAVDQAAGAMVFNVAIGTDFFAGIAKLRALRMMWSRILSASGAEDATITINAVSAEMAMTKVDPWVNMLRTTVTSFAAGLGGADSVTCLPYDHLIGLPDGFARRIARNTQLILQEESNVHRVIDPAGGSWFIENLTKELAKTAWSKFQSLEKSGGILSALANGSLKTEIETIRNAREKRLSTRRDPLTGVSEFPNITEAKVECETPDLEAIVADAKCRQTKFDGTVGTTLASMIEAARNGATIGHMFTDLYGTSASTRIGALPAHRLAESYEALRKRSDAHKAKTGTFPQVFLANLGKVAQHTARASFARNFFEAGGVEAISNNGFADADGVANAFAESGAKIAVICGSDKQYAEMATDVAKALKSKGASLVYLAGNPGDARSDYEASGIDEFVFVGADVLGICGTALDHLLGAQGEK comes from the coding sequence ATGTCCGACCCGCTAAAGCTCGCATCAGAATTTCCATCCGCTGATTATGCAAGTTGGCGCAAGCTTGCCGAAGAGGCGCTTAAAGGCGCGCCGTTCGAAAAGAAACTTGTGACAAACACGCTTGATGGTTTTGCCGTTCAGCCGATCTATACCAGCGACGATCAGGATGATGCGACCCGGTTAATCCACGAAGTTCTGAATGCCACGGTCGAGCCGCGCGAAACTGTCACCGGTTGGGACATCCGCCAGCTGCACACCCATCCCGATCCCAAGGCCACCAACGCTGCGATCCTTGAAGACCTTGAAAATGGCGCGACCTCGGTCACGCTCAAGCTTGATGCCGCCGCACGGAACGGCCGGGAAATCAGTTCTGCCGAGGTTGGTGTTGATGGCATCGCCATTCATTGTCTGGCGGATCTCGATGCCGCCCTTGAAGACGTTTATACCAACCTTGCCACCATCGGGCTTGATGCCGGTGCGGCAGGTGTTCCGGCAGCTGTCCTGTTGGCTGCCCATATTGCAAATTCCGAGGGTGCCGACGAAGCAGCACCGGCCTTTAACATGGATCCGATTGGCACCTTGGCTGCGACCGGCAACCTGCCCTGCGGGGCACAGGATGCGGTTGATCACGCAGCCAATGTTGCGGTTGAGCTGATTGATCTGTTCCCGCTGGCGACCGCGATTTCGGTCAATGGGGCCCCTTACTATAATGCCGGTGCCACCGATGGTCAGGAACTCGCATGCCTTCTGGCAAGCGGGGTGACATATCTTCGCGCCCTGACCAATACCGGAATGGCGGTTGATCAGGCCGCTGGTGCAATGGTGTTTAACGTCGCCATCGGCACCGACTTCTTTGCCGGGATCGCCAAGCTGCGCGCCCTTCGCATGATGTGGAGCCGCATCCTTTCGGCATCGGGTGCCGAGGATGCGACAATCACCATCAATGCGGTGTCGGCCGAAATGGCGATGACCAAGGTTGATCCGTGGGTCAATATGCTGCGCACCACGGTAACCAGCTTTGCCGCCGGTCTTGGCGGGGCAGACAGTGTGACCTGCCTGCCCTATGACCATTTGATTGGCCTGCCTGATGGCTTTGCACGCCGCATTGCGCGCAACACCCAACTGATCCTGCAGGAAGAAAGCAACGTGCACCGGGTCATCGATCCGGCGGGCGGTTCGTGGTTCATTGAAAACCTGACCAAGGAACTGGCGAAAACGGCCTGGTCGAAATTCCAGTCGCTTGAAAAATCGGGCGGCATTCTGAGCGCGCTTGCCAATGGCAGCCTGAAAACCGAGATCGAAACCATCAGGAACGCACGTGAAAAACGCCTGTCGACGCGCCGTGATCCGCTGACCGGTGTTTCGGAATTCCCCAATATCACCGAAGCCAAGGTTGAATGCGAAACACCCGACCTTGAGGCAATCGTTGCTGATGCCAAGTGCCGCCAGACCAAGTTTGATGGCACGGTCGGTACAACACTTGCCTCCATGATTGAGGCCGCACGCAACGGGGCCACCATCGGCCATATGTTTACCGATCTTTATGGCACCAGTGCTTCGACCCGTATCGGTGCTTTGCCAGCCCATCGCCTTGCCGAAAGTTACGAGGCGCTTCGCAAGCGTTCCGATGCACACAAGGCCAAGACCGGCACCTTCCCGCAGGTCTTCCTGGCCAATCTTGGCAAGGTCGCCCAGCACACCGCACGCGCGAGTTTTGCGCGCAACTTCTTTGAAGCTGGCGGCGTTGAGGCGATCAGCAATAACGGCTTTGCCGATGCGGATGGCGTTGCCAACGCCTTTGCTGAGAGTGGGGCAAAAATCGCCGTTATCTGTGGCTCGGACAAACAATATGCCGAAATGGCGACAGACGTTGCCAAGGCCCTTAAATCCAAGGGTGCCAGCCTTGTTTATCTTGCTGGCAATCCCGGCGATGCCCGATCCGACTACGAGGCTTCTGGCATTGATGAATTTGTCTTTGTAGGTGCTGATGTGCTTGGCATTTGTGGTACCGCGCTTGATCATCTTCTTGGCGCACAGGGGGAGAAATAA